The proteins below are encoded in one region of Takifugu rubripes chromosome 1, fTakRub1.2, whole genome shotgun sequence:
- the hspbap1 gene encoding HSPB1-associated protein 1 homolog → MSEPHSLKPFSPDEIQKILLHLQQPAVFMNMALDWPVLQWTAENLSARLGDTPVRFRLARKEGTNRPLFETHCSYVEARLAQFLSWNQNQAEADVGPFIDYPESEFWAYADYKYIAVLFQDFPSMFEDVKWDEFGFGGRGGRESTLWIGTEGANTPCHLDSYGYNLVLQVQGRKRWHLFPPEDTAKLYPTRIPYEESSIFSQVDVLRPDLRRFPAFRGARAHVVTLQPGQVLYVPRHWWHYVESVDPVTVSVNSWIELDEDDRSRVSEAVTKAVVGALKATPSADNTDDWLNPTEGGVTSHEENMHYLNLAVGAFQKVQSTRHRRPVKHDSRGRTLEDCGSFTLPFGPHLTPVLCPRERSQEMRGPERDRAVTARQCLSQSHDCADGTWENFAEEPGTRTITTNDLLECLVHPDVIAQVTELLLDKHAGNDRTGP, encoded by the exons ATGTCTGAGCCCCACTCCTTGAAACCCTTCAGCCCAGATGAGATCCAGAAGATTTtgcttcacctgcagcagcctgcagtcTTCATGAACATGGCGTTGGATTGGCCTGTTCTCCAGTGGACAGCAGAGAACCTCTCTGCCCGCCTCGGTGACACACCTGTCCGATTCAGACTTGCAAGGAAAGAGGGCACAAACA GGCCTTTATTTGAAACCCACTGTTCCTACGTGGAGGCCAGGCTTGCACAGTTTCTCAgctggaaccagaaccaggctgAGGCAGATGTTGGCCCTTTTATTGACTACCCCGAGTCGGAGTTCTGGGCCTACGCCGACTATAAATACATCGCAGTGTTGTTTCAAGATTTTCCCTCCATGTTTGAG GATGTGAAGTGGGACGAGTTTGGTTTTGGGGGACGCGGCGGAAGAGAGAGCACGTTGTGGATCGGAACAGAGGGCGCCAACACGCCGTGTCACCTGGACTCTTACGGCTATAACCTGGTCCTGCAGGTGCAGGGGCG GAAACGTTGGCACCTGTTCCCCCCCGAGGACACGGCCAAGCTTTACCCCACCAGGATACCCTACGAGGAgtccagcatcttcagccagGTCGATGTCCTCCGGCCCGACCTGAGGAGGTTCCCTGCGTTCCGGGGAGCCAGGGCTCACGTAGTGACCCTGCAGCCGGGACAG GTGCTTTATGTCCCCAGACATTGGTGGCACTATGTGGAATCTGTGGATCCGGTCACCGTCAGCGTTAACTCCTGGATCGAGTTG GATGAAGACGACAGGTCGAGAGTCAGCGAGGCTGTGACCAAGGCTGTCGTGGGCGCCCTGAAAGCGACACCGAGTGCTGACAACACGGACGACTGGCTCAACCCCACTGAG GGAGGAGTCACTTCCCACGAGGAGAACATGCACTACCTCAATCTGGCAGTGGGAGCGTTCCAGAAGGTCCAGAGCACGAGACACCGGCGTCCAGTTAAACATGACTCCAGAGGACGAACCCTGGAGGACTGTGGCTCCTTCACTCTTCCCTTTGGGCCCCATCTGACCCCTGTCCTCTGTCCACGGGAGCGGTCACAGGAGATGAGGGGCCCTGAGCGGGACCGGGCCGTGACTGCCCGCCAGTGCTTAtctcagtcacatgactgtgcgGACGGGACGTGGGAGAACTTTGCAGAGGAACCAGGAACTAGAACTATCACTACAAATGACCTGCTGGAGTGCCTGGTGCATCCTGATGTCATTGCTCAAGTCACCGAGCTGTTACTGGACAAGCATGCAGGAAATGACAGGACAGgtccatga